The following proteins are co-located in the Clostridiales bacterium genome:
- a CDS encoding pyridoxamine 5'-phosphate oxidase family protein — MAVLTEEMKKVLRVVGKGGAVVHLTTSSIDGKPNIVAERFVTHYKDEYILIADMFAQKTKVNLNENPVACISVAHPVKDHTWVFRGPCTVISNAAPDQYRWHDIVAGEVLEDWGDWVSKEPPDEVPPDIAPPKVAQRGIIALKVDEIYDFDAANAGQSIL; from the coding sequence ATGGCAGTTCTGACAGAAGAAATGAAAAAGGTCCTGCGTGTTGTGGGAAAAGGTGGAGCAGTGGTTCACCTGACCACTAGCAGCATTGACGGAAAGCCCAACATTGTAGCGGAACGTTTTGTAACCCATTATAAAGACGAGTACATATTGATCGCAGATATGTTCGCACAGAAAACCAAGGTGAATCTCAATGAAAATCCAGTAGCATGCATCTCTGTGGCACATCCCGTAAAAGACCACACGTGGGTGTTCAGAGGTCCCTGCACTGTGATCAGCAATGCAGCACCAGACCAATACCGCTGGCATGATATCGTCGCTGGTGAAGTTTTGGAAGACTGGGGTGATTGGGTCTCAAAAGAACCGCCGGATGAGGTTCCACCGGATATTGCACCGCCAAAGGTTGCGCAAAGAGGCATTATTGCTTTAAAGGTGGATGAGATATATGATTTTGACGCTGCAAACGCAGGTCAAAGTATTTTATAA